CTATTCCAAGGTGGGCTGGACCGCCTCGGACACCCACGAGCTGACCTTCGACGACTGCCGGGTGCCGGCCGCCAACCTGCTCGGCGAGCGGGGCCGGGGCTTCGCCCAGTTCCTGCAGATTCTCGACGAGGGCCGGATCGCCATCGCCGCGCTGGCCGTCGGCCTCGCCCAGGGCTGCGTCGACGAGTCGATCAAATACGCCAAGGAGCGGCACGCCTTCGGCCGGCCGATCGGTGCCAACCAGGCGATCCAGTTCAAGATCGCCGACATGGAACTGAAGGCGCACACCGCCCGGCTGGCCTACTACGACGCCGCCGCCCGGATGCTGGCCGGCGATCCGTTCAAGCGGCAGGCCGCCATCGCCAAGCTGCACGCCAGCACGATCGCGGTGGACAACGCCCGGGAGGCGACCCAGATTCACGGCGGCTACGGCTTCATGAACGAGTACCCGGTGGCCCGGTTCTGGCGGGACTCCAAGATCCTGGAGATCGGCGAGGGCACCAGCGAGGTGCAGCGCATGATCATCGCGCGCGATCTGGGTCTCTGACCGGTCCCCGAGCCGGCCGGCGCCCGATCGGCCGGTCGCTTCGGGTAGGGGTGCCTGTTCGGCTGTCGGATATCGGCGAGGGGGCGTCGGCAGCCCGACGTTCGACTGCCGATGGTGGGAGTCGATCCGTACTCTTCGTGCCCATGACTCCCGATCATGATCGGTCGCGGAGCCCGGCGGGCCGTACCGGGCTGCCGGACCTGCTCCGTGGGCACCGGCGTACCGCCGGCCTGACCCAGGCCGAGCTGGCGTCCCGGGCCGGCGTGGGCGTGCGGACGGTGCGTGACCTGGAGCGTGGTCGGTCGGTCCGGCCGCAGCGCACCACGGTTGAGCTGCTCGCCGCAGCGTTGGACCTGACCGGCGCCACCCGGGCGATGTTCCTGGCCGCGGCCCGCAGCACCGCCAGCGGTGAGCCACCCCAGTCGGATGTCACCCCGGTGGCGCTCGCGATCACCGGCAGCACCGCGTCGACTGCCGAGCCCGCCGGATCCGGCCCGCAGGTCGCCCTTCCACCGCCGGTCGCGCTGATCGGCCGCGACCGCGATGTCACGGAGTTGGCCGGGATGCTGACCGCGGAGCGTGGTCCCCGGCTGGTGAGCCTGGTCGGGCTGGCCGGGGTCGGCAAGACCGCGCTCGCGCTCTCCGTGGCGCACGCGGCAGCCGGTGCCCACTCGGGCGGCGTGGCCGGGGTGCTGGTCGGCGAGGGCTCGGACGGACCGGATGTGCTCGCCGCCTCGATGGCCGTGCTCGGCGCGGCCCGGCTGCCGGAACTCGTCGCCCGGCTCGCCGGCCGGCCGGCGTTGTTGGTGATGGACGCGGTGGAGCGCGCACCGGGCCCGGTGGCCGAGACGCTGCACCGGCTGACCGGCGTGCTGCCCTCGCTGCGGGTGTTGGTCGCCGGGCGGCATCCGGTCGGGCTGCCCGGCGAGCGGGTCTGGCCGGTGGCGCCACTCGACGTGCCGCCGCCGGGCGCCGAGCGGCGTGGGCCGGCCACGCTCGGGTCGTGGCCGGCGGTCGCGCTGTTCACCGCCCGTCTGGCCCAGGTCCGTCGGGAGCCTCCCACCGCGGACGAACTGCCTGCTCTGGCCGCACTGGTCCGCCGGCTGGGCGGGCTGCCGCTGGCCATCGAGCTGATGGCCGCCCGGGGCAGGATCCTCGACCTCACCGAGCTGCTTGACCGGTACGGCGACCGGGTGCTCGACCTGGCGACCCCCGCCGACCCGGCGGTCCATCCCGGCTGGGACGGGCCCGACGCGACGGTCCGCCGCTCGGTCGGCGCGGACGACACCGGGGCAGTCGTGGCGGTGACCCTGCGGGACGCGGTGGAGACCAGCTACCGGCTGCTCGCGTCGGACGAGCGGGCCGCGCTGCGCAGGCTCGCCGTGTTCGGTAACCGCTGGTCGGTGGAGTTGGCCGAGGAGATGCTCGTCGACGAGGCCGACCGGGACGGCGCGGCGGCGATCGATCCCGTTTCGCTGTTGGACCGGCTCGTCGAACTCGGCCTGCTGAGCGTGCGCGGCACCGGGCCGTACCGGTTTCGGCTGCTTGACGCGGTACGCGACTTCGCCGCCGAGCAGGCGGCCGGCGGCGGCGAGCTGCCCTCCATCCGGCGTCGGCACGCGGTGGTGGTCGCTCGACTGGTGGCGCGGACCGCCACCGATCTGGTCGGTTCGCGGCTGCCCGAGGCGTTGCACCGGCTGGACGAGGTGACCAGCGACATCAGTTCGGCGCTGGCCCACGCCGCAACCGACGATCCGGTGACCGCGCTCCGTCTGGCGGCCTCCCTGACCCGCTGGTGGCGGTTTCGTGGCCGGGATGTCGCCGGCCGGCAGTGGCTGCGCCGGTTGTTGGCCGATCCGCGGACCGTCGACGCCGATCCCGTCCTGCGGGGCTGGGCCGCCCTCGGGGTGGCCCGGCTCGCTGCCGAGCACGGCGCGGGCGCCGACGAGCTGCCGACGGCGCGGGCCGCGTTGGACGCGTTCCGGCAGGCCGGCGACGTCAGTGGGGAGTTGGAGTCGCGGATCGTGCTGGGCGCGCTGCTGATCGGCGTTGGCCGGCGCGACGAGGCCCGCGAGCAGGCCGAGACGGTGCTCCGGCTGGCCGGCCGCAACGGCCGGATCCGGGACATGGCGGTGGCCCAGAACAGCCTCGCCTGGCACGAGATCCGGGTCGCCGACCTGGCTGCGGCGCACCGCCGGCTGGCCGCGGTGGACCGGCTCGCCGCCGAGTGCGGGGAACAGCGGCTGCGGGCGCTCTCCTGGGCCAACCGGGCCGAGGTCGTCCGCCTCGAGGGTCGGTACGCCGACGCGGTGGACCAGGGCCGACGGGCGGTGGCGGCGTTGTCCGAGCTGGGTGATCCGCGGCACCGCAGACGGGTGCTCGGCACGATCGGGTTGGCGCTCGCCCAGGACGGTCGCGGTGACGAGGCGGCCGAGGTGCTCACCGAGTTGCGCGCCGACGCCGCCGAGCTGGGAGTAGGCGTGCGGTCGCGGCCGCCAGCGGAGCGGGCCGGACCGCCGCGACCGCGTCTGCATGGTGCGGTGCCGGCCGGGGTCGGCCCGAAGGCGGCGATCTGTGCGTTGATCGAGGGAAACCTGGCGCTGCACCGGGGTGACCGGGAGTTGGCGGCCGAGTGGTTCGCCGCCGCCGCCGAGGTTGGTCAGGACCGGCGGGACGCGGTGGAGGCGCTGGTCGGGCTGGCCGCGAGCACTGCCGACGCGGCGATCCTCGACCAGCTCGACCGGGTCTGCCAGGAAAGTGGCATCCGCCTGCTGCCGCAGGAGTCGGAACTGCTCTACGCGCTGACCGCCACCCGGGGCGGGCCCGCCGAGCGGTAGTCGCGGCGGGTTGCCGGGTGGAGAGTGGCGCGGGCGAAAAGCCCCCTTTGTTGCTACCCCTCGCTGTTCGCCCGCGCCGTCACCCCCCGGTGAATCCCCGGTGGACGAAAGCCTGCCACCGCGATCGAGGCGGAAAGCCTGTTTCGGGCGGCATGTCGGGGTGGCAAGGTCAGTTCTGCCGGTCTTTCTGCCGGTAGCGCCGACACCGCTCCCGGTCGGTCGCCGACTGCCAAACGGGCGGCCGGCGACGGTCAGTGGGCAGCGCCGTCGACGGCGGCGATCTCCTGCTCGGTGCTGCCAGCGGTGGCTCCCGGATGCACGGCGTCACGGACCCGGCGCAGGCCGTCGAGCAGGGCCGCCAGAGCCTCGGGGTCGAGTTGCCCGGTGAACCACTGCTCGATGATCCGTAGGTGCCCGGGCAGCGTCTCATCCAGCCGCCGCATGCCAGCGGCGGTTACCACGGCGAACGAGCTGCGGCGGTCGGACGGGCAGGCCCGGCGGGTGAGCAGCCCGTCGCGTTCCATCCGGTCCACCACGCGGGTCACCCCGCTGGTGGACAGGGAGGTCTGCGCGGCGAGGTCCGACATCCGCAGTTGGTTGCCCGGTGAGCGGGCCAGTCGGGTGAGCACCTCGAACTCGACCACGGAGAGGCCCTGCTCGTCGAGTTGGGCAGCGAACCGGGCCGACAGACCGGCATGCACCTCGTAGAGCAGGCCGACGGCGGTGATCCGGGGGTCGTCGAAGACGTTGGTCACTCGTTCATCGTACCAGTACTTGACAGGGGGAATGTTGTTGCGGTTATATTTGCTCAAGCAGTCGTTGGGCTACTAAACATTCTCTGGAGGACATCAGCATGACCAGCAGCATCGATGCGGTTACCCGCGACTGGGACGGCCTCACCATCCCGACCCCCGGCACCTACGCGCTGGACGTCGCGCACAAGCGGGTCGGCTTCGTCGCTCGGCACATGATGGTCAGCAAGGTCCGTGGCGAGTTCAACGAGGCGACCGCCACCATCACCGTCGCCGAGGACCCGCTGCAGTCCTCGGTCGCTGCCACCATTCAGGGTGCCAGCATCGACACCACCCAGGCCGACCGGGACGCGCACCTGCGCAGCCCCGAGTTCCTGGATGTCGAGAACTTCCCGACCCTGGAGTACCGCAGCACCGGGGTCAAGTCCCGTCGTGGCAACGAGTTCGTGCTCTCCGGTGAGCTGACCATCAAGGGCGTCACCCGCCCGGTCGAGCTTGAGGTCGAGTTCGAGGGTGTCGGCCGCAGCCCGTTCGGCCAGGACATCTTCGGCTTCTCCGCGAGCACCGAGATCGACCGCGAGGAGTTCGGCCTGACCTGGAACGTCGCGCTGGAGACTGGCGGCGTGCTGGTCAGCAAGAAGATCAAGATCGAGATTGAGGGCGAGGCCATCCGCCAGGCCTGATCCTTCGGATCGCCGGTACGCCGGGCCCGCGCCGTACGTCGGCGCGGGCCCGGCGTCGTCTCCGTCGACCTCGTGGGAATTGTCACGAGTTGTTCGCACGGCTACCGGGTCCGGCCAGGCGCCGACGGGGTACAGATGGCGCCACGAGCGCGTCTGGCTCCGGTTGGTGACGGATCACCCGGCGCCGGCCTCTGGCCCCGGCCAGGCAAGCGCTCTTAACGTGGATGGTTCACACTGCGCTTTCCGGGACGGCAGGATCCCGACCGCGCCGGCGTCGGGAGGACACATGGGCAGGGACGTCTCGCAGGGCGCCTTCTCCCGGGAGGACCGCGTCCGCTACCGGCAGAAGGTCCGGCGCTGCCTAGACGTCTTCGCGCTGATGCTGGACGACTTCGGCTTCGACGCCGACCGGCCGATGACCGGGCTGGAGATCGAACTCAACCTGGTCGACTCGGCGGCCGAACCGGCGATGCGCAACGAGGAGATCCTCGCCGACATCGCCGACCCGCTCTTCCAGACCGAGCTGGGGCAGTTCAACCTGGAACTCAACGCCGAGCCCCGGCTGATCGAGGGCACCGGCTTCGCCGACTACGAACACGACCTGCGCGGCAGCCTCTCCCGGGCCGACGAGCGGGCGGCCAAGTCCGACGCGAAGATCGTCCTGGTCGGCATCCTGCCCACCCTCACCGAGGGGCACCTGGTCGAGGACAACCTCTCCACCAATGAGCGCTACCGGGTGCTCAACGACCAGATCGTCGGTGCCCGGGGCGAGGACATCGAGCTCGACATCCGCGGCGTCGAGCAGTTGCGGACGCACACCGACTCGATCGCCCCCGAGGCCGCCTGTACCAGTCTCCAGTTCCACCTCCAGGTGGCGCCGGACAGCTTCGCCGACTACTGGAACGCGTCGCAGGCCATCGCCGGGGTGCAGGTGGCGATCGGGGCGAACTCTCCCTTCCTGTACGGCCGGCAGCTCTGGGCCGAGACCCGGATCGCCCTCTTCGAGCAGGCCACCGACACCCGTCCGGACGAGCTCAAGGCACAGGGCGTACGCCCCCGGGTGTGGTTCGGAGAGCGGTGGATCACCTCGATTTTCGACCTGTTCGAGGAGAACGTCCGGTACTTCCCGCCGCTGCTGCCGATCTGCGAGGACGAGGACCCGGTGGAGGTGCTGCACGCCGGCGGTGTGCCCCAGCTCGGCGAACTGCGGCTGCACAACGGCACGGTCTACCGCTGGAACCGCCCGGTCTACGACATCATGAACGGCCGCCCGCACCTGCGGGTGGAGAACCGGGTGCTGCCGGCCGGCCCCACGGTGGTGGACATGCTGGCCAACGCGGCCTTCTACTTCGGGCTCGCCCGCGGCCTGGCCGAGGCGGAACGGCCGATCTGGAGCCAGCTCACCTTCAGCTCCGCCGAGGAGAACTTCCACGCCGCCGCCCGGCGCGGCCTGGACGCCGTGCTGCACTGGCCCCGGGTCGGCGATGTGCCGGTCACCAAGCTGGTGCTGGAGCAGTTGCTGCCCACCGCCGCAGCCGGCCTGGACGGGTTCGGTGTCGCCCCGGCGCAGCGCGACCGGCTGCTCGGCATCATCGAGCAGCGCTGCCGGACCGGCCGCAACGGTGCCGTCTGGCAGACCGAGGCGGTCTGGGCGGCGGAGCGGCACCGGGGCATGGACCGGCCCGCCGCGCTGCACCACATGGTCCAGCGCTACGCGGAACTCCAGCGCGGCAACGAGCCGGTGCACACCTGGCCGGTCGACTGACTCCGCGCGCCCAGCTCGCCCACCGCGTTGGCGGCTCGCCGCCGTCGAGGGGGCTCAGTCGGTGGCGGGTCGCCCGGACCGTCGCGGCGACCTGCTCCGTCGGCCACCCGTCGCCGCACCCTCCGCCGAGCCACCGTCCGCGGAATCGGTCGGATCGGCGAGGTCCGGGTCCGTGCGCGGTGCCGGCACCCGGGGTACGCCGGCGGTGCCCCGCTTCCGCGGAGCGGCCTCGGTCACCGGGGGTACGGCGCCGGCAGGGACCTTTCCGC
The nucleotide sequence above comes from Micromonospora sp. NBC_00389. Encoded proteins:
- a CDS encoding ATP-binding protein, whose amino-acid sequence is MTPDHDRSRSPAGRTGLPDLLRGHRRTAGLTQAELASRAGVGVRTVRDLERGRSVRPQRTTVELLAAALDLTGATRAMFLAAARSTASGEPPQSDVTPVALAITGSTASTAEPAGSGPQVALPPPVALIGRDRDVTELAGMLTAERGPRLVSLVGLAGVGKTALALSVAHAAAGAHSGGVAGVLVGEGSDGPDVLAASMAVLGAARLPELVARLAGRPALLVMDAVERAPGPVAETLHRLTGVLPSLRVLVAGRHPVGLPGERVWPVAPLDVPPPGAERRGPATLGSWPAVALFTARLAQVRREPPTADELPALAALVRRLGGLPLAIELMAARGRILDLTELLDRYGDRVLDLATPADPAVHPGWDGPDATVRRSVGADDTGAVVAVTLRDAVETSYRLLASDERAALRRLAVFGNRWSVELAEEMLVDEADRDGAAAIDPVSLLDRLVELGLLSVRGTGPYRFRLLDAVRDFAAEQAAGGGELPSIRRRHAVVVARLVARTATDLVGSRLPEALHRLDEVTSDISSALAHAATDDPVTALRLAASLTRWWRFRGRDVAGRQWLRRLLADPRTVDADPVLRGWAALGVARLAAEHGAGADELPTARAALDAFRQAGDVSGELESRIVLGALLIGVGRRDEAREQAETVLRLAGRNGRIRDMAVAQNSLAWHEIRVADLAAAHRRLAAVDRLAAECGEQRLRALSWANRAEVVRLEGRYADAVDQGRRAVAALSELGDPRHRRRVLGTIGLALAQDGRGDEAAEVLTELRADAAELGVGVRSRPPAERAGPPRPRLHGAVPAGVGPKAAICALIEGNLALHRGDRELAAEWFAAAAEVGQDRRDAVEALVGLAASTADAAILDQLDRVCQESGIRLLPQESELLYALTATRGGPAER
- a CDS encoding MarR family winged helix-turn-helix transcriptional regulator → MTNVFDDPRITAVGLLYEVHAGLSARFAAQLDEQGLSVVEFEVLTRLARSPGNQLRMSDLAAQTSLSTSGVTRVVDRMERDGLLTRRACPSDRRSSFAVVTAAGMRRLDETLPGHLRIIEQWFTGQLDPEALAALLDGLRRVRDAVHPGATAGSTEQEIAAVDGAAH
- a CDS encoding YceI family protein; amino-acid sequence: MTSSIDAVTRDWDGLTIPTPGTYALDVAHKRVGFVARHMMVSKVRGEFNEATATITVAEDPLQSSVAATIQGASIDTTQADRDAHLRSPEFLDVENFPTLEYRSTGVKSRRGNEFVLSGELTIKGVTRPVELEVEFEGVGRSPFGQDIFGFSASTEIDREEFGLTWNVALETGGVLVSKKIKIEIEGEAIRQA
- a CDS encoding glutamate--cysteine ligase, yielding MGRDVSQGAFSREDRVRYRQKVRRCLDVFALMLDDFGFDADRPMTGLEIELNLVDSAAEPAMRNEEILADIADPLFQTELGQFNLELNAEPRLIEGTGFADYEHDLRGSLSRADERAAKSDAKIVLVGILPTLTEGHLVEDNLSTNERYRVLNDQIVGARGEDIELDIRGVEQLRTHTDSIAPEAACTSLQFHLQVAPDSFADYWNASQAIAGVQVAIGANSPFLYGRQLWAETRIALFEQATDTRPDELKAQGVRPRVWFGERWITSIFDLFEENVRYFPPLLPICEDEDPVEVLHAGGVPQLGELRLHNGTVYRWNRPVYDIMNGRPHLRVENRVLPAGPTVVDMLANAAFYFGLARGLAEAERPIWSQLTFSSAEENFHAAARRGLDAVLHWPRVGDVPVTKLVLEQLLPTAAAGLDGFGVAPAQRDRLLGIIEQRCRTGRNGAVWQTEAVWAAERHRGMDRPAALHHMVQRYAELQRGNEPVHTWPVD